In the genome of Nonomuraea sp. NBC_00507, the window CACCAGCCGCCCTCGCCGGTCATGGGGATCGTCGGCCCGCTCCACCAGGCCGGCCGCCTCCATCCGGTCCACGAGCCGCGTCGCACCCCCCGTGGTGAGCACTTGTTCCTGTCCGATGGCACTCATCGACAGTCCCGGCGCACCGGCCCGGCCGAGGATCAGCAGCACCTCGAACATCAGATGGCTGATCCCGAACTCCTCCTCGATCGCTCGCCCCAGGATGTACTCCAGCCGGTTGGCCGCCCCCTGCAGCCGTCCGAAGGCCAGAATCAGCTCGTCGTCCGCTGCCTCCTTCGCCGTCGAGATCTCCGCCTCGGCACCCACCGCACCGCCACCCCTTCTGCTTCGTACGAGAAATACGCTCCATCGATCATGGTGACCCGAAGGACGGAAGCGTCTCGTAACAGTGAACCGGCTGCGGCATGTCGCGGTTGCATCGAGGGTGACTTACGGACCCGCGGGGCTTCGCCGCCACCCCCGGGGGCGCCACTTCGATCGCATCGCCCGGCCGGGGCCGCAGGCGCAAGCTCCCGGCTCACGAAGGTCACTTGATCTTTCTGCCCGGTACTTCGGCGTCTTTGAGCTCAGAGAGTTCCAGCGCCTTGTGGTTCTCGCTCGCCTTGAATGGACAAGTAGCCGGAGGTATGGCTGATGTTGAATTCTGTTGGGTCAGGGTGCGGTATCGAGAATCCTCGCTGCGTGTTCGCCGGTCATCCGGCGTTGCTGCCTAATTGCTGGTTGGCGACAGATGTCGCTTATTGCAGGCAACAGTGATAAACCTCCGCTGGTCGTCTGCGATCATCCCGCTGAAGGTCATGTAGGCCCTGAAACGGTCCCGAAACTCAAGAGTTCTGACCAAGATCATTATTGTCTGTCAGTTTCCGAAGTCGAGTGCACGGATGTGCGGAGTGGTCTGCGCGCCCGCGGCGGATGTGCAGACCACTCGGTGGGATGTGTGGCTTAGCGGTGGGTGATCCACCAGAACAGCAGGCCGATGAGGCCGGTGCCGGTGGCATGGGCGGCGCCACGGGCGAAGGCGATACCGATGGTGCGGCGGAAACGGCGGACGCTGGCCGAGCGGCGTCGCGGCGAGGGCGGGATCCTGTAGGGCGCCGGGGTGTTGGTGTGGGTCATGGCTGCATGACATCCAAGATGCCGACGGGGTTGAAGGTATGCCGGATGGGTCCGGATCTGTGGGGCTACGCTGCCGGTGAGCGGGGATCCGGACCGGTCCGTCCCGGATCCGGATAGCGGTCCCTGGCAGGTGAGGAGGCGGGGCGGCGTGGCGGAGTTCCGGCCGGAGGGGTCGACCTCCCAGGTTCTGGCGGAGCTGGCCCGGCTGTGGGACCAGGCCTGCGTCCACAGCCCGGGCCGGGTGAAGCAGAAGGAGCTCGCGAAGGTCTCGGGTGTGCCGCATTCGACGGTGAACGGGTGGGCGACGGGTGCCGCGGAGCCCCGTGATCTGGATCAGCTGGTCCAGGTCGGCGCGGCCTTGGCCAAGTGGGCGAACGAGCCTGCTCTATCGGCGCGTGAGTGGGGTCGGCTGATGGCCGCCGACCGGGCCCGCCCGGCTCCTGCGGCCTCGGCCGATGCCGGCCGGTCCGAGCAGGCCGCCGTGGTCGAGCGGGTCAGGGTGGGGGTGATCCCGCAGCCGGCCGATTGCTTCCAGGATCGCCAGGTCGCCGAACGTGTGCAGGCGGCAGCCGGTACCGGCGAGACGGTGGTGCTGACCCAGGTGCTGGCGGGGATGGGCGGGGTCGGCAAGACCCAGTTGGCCGCCGCCTACGCTCGCCGCGCCTGGCAGCAGGGGGTGCAGGTGCTGGTGTGGGTGAACGCCGCCACCCGCGACGGCATCGTGTCCGCCTACGCCGACACAGCGGCGCGCCTGGGCCTGCCGTCGGCCGATCGCGATGACCCCGAGCAAGCGGTGCAGGAGTTCCTGATCTGGGCCGAGTCCACCGGCCGGTCCTGGCTGGTGGTCTTGGACGATGTGCAACGTCCCAAGGATCTGAGTGGGCTGTGGCCGCCGGCGGCGACGTCGGCGGCGGGCGGCCGGGTGCTGGTCACCACCCGGCTGCGAGAAGCGGCCCTGGCCGGGGCGGACCGGCGCACGGTCGACATCGACACCTTCACCGAAGCCGAGGCCCGTTCCTATCTGACGGCCAAGCTCGCCGGCCAGGACGCGGTCGCCGGTCTGGATGGTCTGGCCGCCGATCTGGGGTTGCTGCCGTTGGCGCTGGCCCAGGCGGCGGCCTACATCATCAACGCCGCGATCTCCTGCGCCACCTACCGGCAGCGGCTGGCCACCCGGCTGCTAGCCCACGCCGTACCGGGCGAGGACTACCTGCCCGACGGCCATCAGCGGATCGTCACCGCCACTTGGGAGCTGTCCATCGACCACGCCGACCAGGTCGCACCCGCCGGGCTCGCCCGCCCGGTGCTGTATCTGGCCAGCGTCCTGGACCCGGCGGGCATCCCGCAAGCGGTGCTGACCAGCCCGCCCGCCCGGGAGTACCTGGCCAGCTACCTGCCCGACCCCGCAGCCGACTCCTCAATCGGGGAGGCGGCAGGGGTCGATGAGGCCATGGTGGACGAGGTGCTGCGGGTGCTGCACCGGCACAGCCTCGTGGACCACGACCGCACCGCCCGCCACCGTGAGATCCGCATCCATCAGCTCATCCAGCGCGCCGCCCGGGAAAATCTCACCGCCCGGCCCGACCTCGGCCCGCACCTGTTCGCCGAAGTCGCCTGCACTGCCGCGGACGCTCTGCTGCACCTGTGGCCGCCGATCGAGCGCGACCATCTCGGTCAGATCCTGCGCGCCAACACCTCCGTTTTACGCCATGCCACCGGGGCTGCTCTCTTCAGCCATCCCGGGATCGGTGTGCATCCTGTGTTGCCTTACGCCGTCGTCAGCCTCGGTAACGCTGGGCAGGTCACCGCCGCCATCGCCGCGAGCAGCGATCTGTACACCGCCTGCCTGCAGCATCTCGGCCCCGACCACCCCGGCACCTTGGCCACCTGCCACAACGTGGCGTACTGGCGGGGCCAGGCGGGGGACGCGGCCGGGGCTGTCGTCGCAGGTGAGGAGCTGCTGGCCGACCAGGAGCGGGTGCTGGGCCCTGATCACTCCGACACCTTGACCACCCGCCACAATCTGGCGCGGTGGCGGGGCCAGGCGGGGGACGCGGCCGGGGCTGTCGCCGCGTTGGAGAAGCTGCTGACCGACCACTTGCGGGTGCTGGGCCCCGACCACCCCAACACCTTGGCCACCCGCGGCAATCTGGCGGACTGGCGGGGTGAGGCGGGGGATGTGACAGGTGCGGTCGCCGCGTTTGAGGAGCTGCTGGCCGACCGCTTGCGGGTGCTGGGCCCGGACCACCCCGACATCCTCACCGCCCGCCATAATCTGGCGCGGTGGCGGGGTGAGGCTGGGGATGTGACAGGTGCGGTCGCCGCGTATGAGGAGCTGCTGGCCGACCGCTTGCGGGTGCTGGGCCCGGACCACCCCCACATCCTGGCTACCCGCCACAATCTGGCGGGGCTGCGGGGCCGGGCAGGAGATGTGACAGGTGCGGTCGCCGCGTTTGAAGAGCTGCTGGCCGACTACGAGCGGGTGCTGAGCCCTGATCACCCCGACACCCTGGCCACCCGCCAAAATCTCGTGCGGTGGCGGGGGGAGGCGGGGGACGCGGCCGGGGCTGTCGCCGCGTATGAGGAGCTGCTGGCCGACTACGAGCGGGTGCTGAGCCCTGATCACCCCGACACCCTGGCCACCCGCCAAAATCTCGTGCGGTGGCGGGGGGAGGCGGGGGACGCGGCCGGGGCTGTCGCCGCGTATGAGGAGCTGCTGGCCGACTACGAGCGGGTGCTGAGCCCTGATCACCCCGAAACCCTGACCATGCGCGGCAATCTGGCGTATTGGCGGGGCCGGGCGGGGGACACGTCGGGTGCGGTCGCCGCGTTTGAGGAGTTGCTGGCCGACCGCTTGCGGGTGCTGGGTCCCGATCACCCCGGCCTCCTGGCCACCCGCCACAATCTGGTGCGGTGGCGGAGTGAGGCTGGGGACGTGGCCGGGGCTGTTGCCGCAGGTGAAGAGCTGCTGAGCGACCAGGAGCGGGTGCTGGGCCCTGAGCACCCCGACACCCTGACCACCCGCCACGATCTGGCGTACTTGCGCGAATGGGCGGCCGGTCAGGAATAGAGCGTTGCTCGTTCTCGGAAATGCGCGAGTACCAGAGACGATCCGCCAGACGGCGTCGGCGTGCCTCGTCTTGGTGTTTCATAGGCGACCACTCGTGCAGGAACGCCAGCAGGTCATCGAGCATCCGCCCCCGCCGGCGCCAGTCCGCGCTGGGGGAGATGTCGTGCTCGTCCTTCGTCCACCCGAGTCCCACGCCGACCTCGAGACGGCCGTCGCTGAGCACGTCGAGTGGCTATGTAGGTGAGGGCGGGTACCAGATGTCGGTCAGGTGAGGCTCCACCCATCTGAGCCGGAAAATGGTGTCGGTGAATTTTGGTACCACGAATGTCCGGCTGCTGAGACGATCGGGGTGCTCCGCATAGCGAGGGGGCACCGATGGCCAACAAGGGGAAGGCCGAACTGTTCGCGGCGATCCGTCGGGACGCCCGGCTGGAAGGCATGTCGGCGCGGGCGCTGGCCCGCAAGTACGGCGTGCATCGGCGCACGGTGGCTCAGGCGCTGGCCTCGCCCTGGCCGCCGGAGCGGAAGAAGCCGCCACCGCGCCGGTCGCGGCTGGATCCCTACAAGCCGGTCATCGATGCGATGCTGCGGGCTGATCTGGACGCGCCGCGCAAGCAGCGGCACACCGTGGTCCGCATCTGGAATCGGCTGGTGGAGGAGCACCAGGCGGTGGAGGTCTCCTACCCGATGGTCCGCGATTACGTGCGGCAGCGGCGGGCGGAGATCCGGATGGAGGAAGGCCGCGGACCGGTGCCCGGCTTCATCGAGCAGTCCCACCGTCCGGGAGCTGAGGCCGAGGTGGATTTCGGCGATGTGTGGATCCGGCTGGCCGGCACGCTGACCCGCTGCTACCTGTTCTCCTTCCGCCTGTCGTGGTCGGGCAAGGCTGTGCATCGGATGTTCCTGACCTGCTCGCAGGAGGCGTTCTTCGAGGGCCACGTCCACGCTCTCACCCTGCTGGGTGGCGTGCCGTACGGCAAGGTGCGCTATGACAACCTGCGGCCCGCGGTGGCCAAGGTGCTCGGCTTCAACCGCTCGCGGGTGGAGAACGAACGCTGGGTCATCTTCCGCTCCTTCTACGGGATCGAGCCGTTCTACTGCCGCCGAGGCAAGGAGGGCGCGCACGAAAAGGGCGGCGTGGAGGGTCAGATTGGCTACTTCCGTCGCAACCATCTGGTGCCCGTCCCTGGTGTGGCCACCATCGATGAGCTCAACGCCATGATCGACCGGTGGGACGTGGAGGACGAGACGCGGCGGATCCGCTCCCGGCCCCAGAGCATCGGTGAGCGGTTCGCGATCGAAGCCCCGTTGCTGCGGCCGCTGCCGACCGAACGGTTCGAGACGGGACGGCTGTTCACCCCGCGGGTGGACCGCTACAGCGTGATCGTGGTGCGCACCAACCGCTACTCGGTGCCCGCCCGGCTGATCGGGCAAGCGGTGCGGGTGATGCTGCACGCCTCACACCTGGTGGTCTACCACAAGGGGCAGGAGGTGGCCCGGCACGAACGGCTGATCGCCAAGGGCGGCTCGCGGCTGGAGCTGGACCACTACCTGGAGATCCTGCTGAAGAAGCCCGGCGCCCTGCCCGGCTCCACCGTGTTGGAGCAGGCGCGCCGCTCGGGCAAGTTCACCCGTGAGCACGAGGCGTGGTGGGCCGCTGCCCGCCGGGCGCACGGCGAGGCCGAGGGCACCCGCGCGCTGATCGAGGTGCTGCTGTTGCACCGCCACATGGCTCACGAGCATGTGGCGGCGGGGATCGCCGCGGCGCTGCGGGTGGGCGCGTGGACCGCGGACGCCGTCGCTTTGGAGACCCGTAAAGTCGCCCAGCTCGACTCCGAGCCCGGCTCGCCGCCGCCCGCACGCTCGCCGGCGCTGGCCTGGCTGGATGAACCGGGGGTGGTGTCGTTGACCGAACGCCGCATGTCCGCGCTGCCACCCGACACCCGGCCGCTGCCCTCGGTGGCCATCTACGACCAGCTGCTGCGCCGACCCGCGGCAGGCAGCCCTTCGCCCCCCGGTGAGGAAGGAAGGCCCTGACCATGACCGTTCCCCGTCATCGCGGTCTGACCGAGCAGGCCGCCGACGCCGCCGTGGACCAGGCCTGCAAGATGCTGCGCCTGCCCACCATCCGGCAGAGCTACGCCGAGACTGCCCAGCGGGCCACCCGCGAGCAGATGTCCTACCTGGGTTTCCTGGCCGACCTGCTGCTGGCCGAATGCGACGACCGCGCCCGCCGTCGCTCCGAACGCCGCATCAAGGCCGCGGGCTTTCCGAGGCAGAAATCGCTGCGCGAGTTCGACTTCGAGGCCAACCCCAATATCGACCCCGCGATGATCCATAGCCTGGCCACCAGCGACTGGGTCCGCAAGGGCCTTCCGCTGTGTCTGATCGGCGACTCGGGCACCGGCAAGTCGCACCTGCTCATCGCGCTGGGCACCGAAGCGGCCATGGCCGGGCACCGGGTCAAGTACACCCTGGCCGCCAAGCTGGTCAACGAGCTGGTCGAGGCCGCCGATGAGAAGATGCTCACCAAGACCATCGCCCGCTACAGCCGGGTCGAGCTGCTCTGCCTTGACGAACTGGGCTACATGGAGTTGGACCGGCGGGGTGCCGAACTGCTCTTCCAAGTGATCACCGAACGGGACGAGCGGGCTTCCATCGCGATCGCCTCAAATGAGTCGTTTTCGGGATGGACCAAGACATTTACCGACCCGCGGTTGTGCGCGGCGATCGTCGATCGGCTCACCTACGGCGGCAACATCATCGAGACCGGAACCGTGTCCTACCGCTATACCCAGACCCAGGCCGTCAAGTCTGCCCAGCAGGCTCCCAGCTGACCTCCGGCGCGCTCTTCCCGATAGCCGCCAAATCCGTCGGCCGCAGGAGCAGGTCAAGGTGGAGCGCCCGCAGCGCAGCGAGGACGACCGACCTTGACCTGCGACGAGGACCGACCATCATTCCGGCGGCGGGAAGCACGCACGGCCAAAGGCCCCGAGCTCCGGGGCTATCTGCCGGGATCTCCAGCGCTGTATGACCGTGGGACGGCCGTGTTGATCGGCTCGGATTGTCAGGCTGAACTCCAAGGGCCCAGCAGACATGCGTCAAGAAACTCGGATGCGGACTCTATTCTGACGCTATTCGCCTGCGGCGTTGGATGCGGGTTGGGGTCTACCCTTGCCGGACAGGCCACGAGCGAGGGGCATTTGCAGGGCGGCGGCCGATGACGCTGTCTGGGCTGGCGGGGGCTGCTTGATCGGCACCGAGGCCTCCGACCACTTCCCCATCGCGGCCGACCTCGAACTCTCCCACCCCTCGCCCTGACCGCTCGGCGCCCGCCGTCTCTCGCGACAGCGGGCGCCGAGCGGTCCGGATCAGATGACGCCGCTCTGCCCGACGCAGCTCGTGACACCCGTCTTACCGGCCAGCTTCACGAAGACCCGATGCGCCATAGGCCGCGTCGCCGGGATGTCCTTGTGGCCGGTATTGCCGGTGATCACGACCGACTTGAACGCGACGTCCGGAAGGCCGCCCCGGTCCTGGACGAGGCTGACCTTGACGTTGGTGGGGCCGCCAGAGGCCGTCCAGAAGACCTTGCGGAAGCGGTGCGCACCCAACCCGTTGACATAGGTGACGGTCACCTTCAGCTTGTAGGACCCCTTCGAACAGGTCGCGACGAGGGCCAAGTCTGCCGACGTGGTCACCGACGCCGCCGGCGCGGACGCCGAGGCCGACGCAGGCGCGCCCATCATGGCCACGGCCCCCATGGCCCCGACGACGACCGCGTTACGCATGATCTTCATATGGTTCCCTCCGTTGATTTCCCGTCGAGGTGAGACCATACGGAGACGCGGTATAGCGGAGGTATGTCCCAATCAGACCACTCGGAGCGCGCTAGTGGGACGCTAGGTTTTCCACGACCAAGCAGCCGACGACCAAAGTCCGCACGGCTGCTGGCCGAACCGCACTGTGTCCAAGGGATCTGTCGCCCTGACTCAACCCTTGATCCATGCTCCTTCTCGGCGGGCACCAGAACCCGCCCGACAGAAGGAGCATCATGAAGAAGCTGCTCAAGACCGCGGTGCGATCATGTGGGCGATGGAGATCGCCTCGTCACCGGTGTTCACCTGGCCGATGTGCTCGTTGATGATCTTGCCGCCCGGCACCGGGATGCGGGTCGGGGCCTCGATCTTTCTCACCACGGAGCTCAGTCTGCCATGTGGCCCTCCTACGTGGCTGCCCTGACCGCGCCGTAGAACGCCGCCGCGGCCACCCGGCAGGACGCCTTCTTCGTGCCGGAGAACTTCACACACACGTTGCCCATGTCGAAGAGGAACGCGTCGTCGACGGGCTTCTTGTAGGTGTTACGCCACTTGCTGGAGCTCACCAGCGCCTTGACGTTGCGGTAGCCGAAGTCGTGACGATCGCAGGGAATCTTGAAGACGCCCTTCCAGTATTCAGAGTTTCCGATCTTCTTGGGCACCGAGCAGCCGTCGGTGTTCCAGTTGAACTTGTACTCCTTGACCTGCGGGGTGTCCTTGTTGATTTTGAACCGGGCCCACGCGTTGTAGCTGGCCTTGGTGTTCTTCGTCAGGGTCAGCGCCATCGCCAGGCGCTGCGCCTTGGTCTTGTCGAGCGCGGTCGCCTGTGCGGGAGCGGCCAGCATGGCACCCGCCGCCAGGACGGCGGCGGACAGGGCCAGTGCCCTTTTCATGGTGACTCTTTTCTCTGGGGAGGAACAGCAGGAAAAGAGTCGCAGCACCGCGTCGGGGGCGCACCAAAACATACCGCCGCGGACCCGGGAACATACCCCGGGCATACCCGGGGCGTGTCACATCGGGCGGGTCTGGCCCGTCCACCTTGTCCCCCGCTTGGCGGGGACGTGAACGGTCTTGAACGCACCGTCTCCCTGCGCGCCACCGCAGATCGCAGTCATGGACCCGTTGACCAGCTCAGGGGGGAGATTCGTTTCCCGTCCGACAACCCTGCTGCTGCTCGCGCCAGCACGAACCCGGCCAACCAGACTGGTACCAAAACTCGCCTTCAGATCATGGGCGGTCGATCACCAAGTGGAGCCAAAAGAGGCCGACGCTTGGTCCCCGAACTCACCGACGAAATCAACGTCGAGCGTGGTCAGCATCCGGGCCAGGTGCGGCGGCTCGTAGTAGAAGGTGCTGAGCGTGCTGGCATTCAGCCGCACCCGGCTGGTCGCCGTCGCGGCGACGGTCCACAGCAGCACCGGGTCGAGGTGACGCTTCATCAGCGGCGGGTACGGCTGCTCCTCGATCCCGCGGCAGAACGCGCTCAGGCCAGCGGCGCTGCTGGTAACCCGACTATGGGAAGTGTGAAACCAAGCTTCATTGGCGAGTCCTTTCGGTGATCCGTCAACCGTTTGCTCAGACGGGAAGTTCGGTGATGCTGAGGGCGAAGTCCAAGTTCCCCACCCCGTGGTTGGCGAGGCCCACCGTGACCACGCCCGCTCCTTCCAGCCAGTGCGCCATTTTCAGGCCGCCGACGTCCAGCGGGCGTAGCCCGAGGCTCTCGATGAACGCCTCCACACTTGCCTTGGCCTGCGCATTATCGCCAGCGATGAAGACGTCGGGCCGGCCCTTCTCCAGGACATGGCGGAAGATGGTGTTGAACGCCTTCACCACGCTGGCGCCGGCCGGGGCCGCCTTGGCGACTTCCTGCGCGATCGAGGTCTCCTCGCGGTGGGCAAGCCCGTCGAACGTGGAGTTGAAGGGATTGCTGATGTCGACGATGACCTTGCCCGCGAGAGCGTCTCCGTACTGGGCGACGACCGGCACGACGCCGTCGTACAACAGGGCCACGATGACGATGTCCCCGGCCGGGGCGGTACCCCATTCTCCCGTCGTGGCGCCGCCGCCGAGAGCCTTGGCCAGGTCAGCGGCCTTGGACTGATCGCGGCCCATGACCTCGACGGTGTTGCCGCCCGCTATCGCCCGCGCTCCGATGGTGCGGGCCATGTTCCCGGTGCCGATGATGCTGATGTTGCTCATGAGATGTCCTGCCCTGGTTGAGTGTTGTTCGGTTTAGATGGCGGTGGTGCCGCCGTCGGCGACGAGTTCCATGCCGTTGACGTAGCTGGAGTCGTCGGAGGCGAGGAAGAGGGCGGCGGTGGCGATTTCGTCGGGGCGGCCCATCTGGCCGCGGGGGATGAGGGACTCGAACTGGCGCTTGGTGGCCTCGTCGAAGAGTTCTTCCTGCTTGGCGGTGGCGACCTGGCCGGGGGTCAGGACGTTGACGCGGATGCGGCGGTCCTTGAGCTCGTTGAGCCAGACGCGGGCCCAGGCCTGCTGGACGGCCTTGCTGCCGGCGTAGACGCTCCAGCCGGGGAAGGCGCCGAGGGAGGCGTTGGAGCCGGTCATGAGGATGGAGCCGCCGTCGTTGAAGAACGGGAGGGCCTTCTGGACGGTGAACAGGGTGCCGCGGGCATTGAGCCCGAACCAGGTGTCGAACTGGGCCTCGGTGATCTCGCCGAGCGGGGCGGGCTCGCCCCCGCCTGCGCTGGCCCACAGCACGTCGAGGCTGCCCTTCTCCCGCTTGACGGTGTCGTACAGGCGGTCCAGGTCGTTCAGGTCGGCGGCGTCGCCCTGGACGCCGGTGACGTTGCGGCCGATCTGCTTCACGGCCTCGTCCAGGGCGTCCTGGCGGCGGCCGGTGATGAAGACGTGCGCTCCCTCGTCGACGAACAGCTTCGCGCCGGCCAGCGCCATGCCGGTGGTGCCGCCGGTGATGACCGCTACCTTGCCGTCAAGCTTTCCCATGTTGCTCCTTTAGGCCGGTGGTGCCGTGCGCACCTGGGATGACGGCGTTATGTACACCGCTCTGTGTGCTTACGGTACGGGGCGCGCGGCCGGGGCGCAAACTATGTACACCGATCGTTACCCAGCTCGGGTACCATGGACCCGTGACGGAGTTGGAGAAGGGCCCCCAGGGCCGCCGCCGCGGCCGGGGCGCCCGCGAGCGCATCCTCAGCGCGTCCCAGCAACTGTTTCGCGAGCAGGGCATCAACCGCACCGGCATGGACCAGCTTTGCGCGGCGGCCCAGGTGTCCAAACGCACGGCCTACCAGCACTTCACCGGCAAGGACGAACTCGTCGCCGAGTACCTGCGCCGGTTCGACCCCTCCGTTCTGTCCGGCGTGTTCGACCGCACCGACCTCACGCCCCGCGAACGGCTCCTCGCCGCCTTCGACATCCCCCCCACCACCCCCCTGTGCCCCTACATCGCCGCCGCCGTCGAACTCCACGACCCCCAGCACCCCGCATCCCAGTACGCACGCGACTACAAGAAAGCCGTCGCCGCGCGGCTCGCCGACACCGCCCGCGAAGCCGGCGCCGCCGACCCTGAACAACTCGGCGAGCAGCTCGCGCTGCTCATCGACGGCGCCGCGGCCCGCACCCGGGTCCTCAACGCCGACGCCTTCCCCGCCGCCGCCGCCATCGCCGCTGTCCTCATCGACAACGCCATCCCCGCGTCATCTCCTCGGCAGCCCAGCGATGACCGCGGAACTACCGGGTCTGCTCCCGTTCCGGTGGGAGGCCAATGACGGCCCGATCACGCCTCGTCGGCCGGAAGACGACGTGGAGTTCGGCGCGGCCGGAGCGGTAGATCACGCCGTACAAGGGCAAGCACAAACCCGACTCGCAGAAGGACGCCAACCGGGCTCATGCCCGGCTTCGCGGGCCCAGCGAACGCGCCAACGCCCAGCTCAAGTACCGGCGCATCCTGCACAAAGTCCGCGTCAGCCCACGCGGGGTCGGTCGACTCGCCAAAGCCATCCACGTGCTACAGAACTACGAAGCAACCGTAGGATGAAAAAGGTTCTTTCATTACTGCAGAGGCTGCCGCGCGGCGATGTCGATTCTCGCTGTACGCGAACGTAGCCTCCGCCGCCGCACTTTAATGCCTTCGCCTTTGCTGTGGCGCCCTCTGTTGGCTCTGATGTTGTCGGTCGAACTGATCAACCGTGTTGTGAAGCGGCACCGCTTGCCAGCTTCCACATTTCATCGTTCCCGCATTCTGCGGTGATCTCGGCCGTCGCGTGAGCTGCGGCGAGGAAGTCGTCGACCACCGGTGAGGTGCGCGATGCCGCCACCGCGAGGCACACCTGGTCGGGCGCCAGATCTGTGACGGGCACATAGCTGACTTCCGGGTGTGAGTAGAACACGGCTGTCGAACGGGCCAGGAACGAGATGCCCCGGCCGGCCGCGACATGTTCGAGCGTCTCGTCCACCCCGCGCACCAGGTATCCGGCGTTGGGGTGCGGGCGCTTGGTGGGCTGTGTGCTTGTGTCGGGATGCCAGAGCAGCGGCTCGCCGGCCAGGTCGGCCTCGGTGATCTGTTCCTTGCTGGCGAATCGGTGGCCGGAGGGCAGCACCGCCACCCGCGGCTCGGTGTACAGCGGGGTGACGCGCAGGCCGGTC includes:
- a CDS encoding LysR family transcriptional regulator — encoded protein: MDLDLRKLRYFVAVADRLHFGRAADDLHIAQPVLSRQIRALEQDLGTPLLIRDSHGVALTDAGRQLLTDAGPLLASADAVRRRVTVAARGSQRLMVGFRAGITATAAVREFAIRHPDVIVDVQRIESDDQAAMLLDGRIDVGYVRLPIDETGLRVTPLYTEPRVAVLPSGHRFASKEQITEADLAGEPLLWHPDTSTQPTKRPHPNAGYLVRGVDETLEHVAAGRGISFLARSTAVFYSHPEVSYVPVTDLAPDQVCLAVAASRTSPVVDDFLAAAHATAEITAECGNDEMWKLASGAASQHG